From the bacterium genome, one window contains:
- a CDS encoding ABC transporter substrate-binding protein yields the protein MNWRTVSFVSALVVLLGGVGYYVLTFNTVAPTEEKMFVIGVITNPTSLDPALRGFQDGMRARGYEEGRNIRYLIEPGGGKIESAKVVAERLVAEGIDALYVMGSVAGRAAKEVTAAKNPTLPVVFGVISNPVGSKLVASIQSSGNNLTGITPNNENLSTKRLEVFLTMIPEIKRVIMAWSDPNTSGIENLRRAAQALHVELVEQQIVDADATKSFYASFPYEKGDVIFRATDAASGTIVKDLIAISLEKKIPLSGTNVSDVESGAIMSYGANYEKIGEQAARLMDAILHGTKPSELPIELPETIEFIISAKTAVLLGLTIPDAVLLQANRIIQ from the coding sequence ATGAATTGGCGAACTGTTTCTTTTGTTAGTGCTCTCGTCGTTCTCCTCGGTGGAGTCGGTTATTATGTTTTGACTTTCAACACCGTGGCTCCGACAGAAGAAAAAATGTTCGTGATCGGAGTTATTACAAACCCGACATCGCTTGATCCTGCACTCCGTGGATTTCAAGATGGCATGCGAGCGCGTGGTTATGAGGAGGGAAGAAATATACGATACCTGATCGAACCGGGAGGCGGGAAAATAGAGAGCGCAAAAGTCGTCGCGGAACGACTTGTCGCCGAGGGGATTGACGCGCTCTATGTCATGGGGAGCGTTGCGGGCCGAGCGGCAAAGGAAGTAACGGCGGCAAAAAACCCGACACTCCCCGTCGTGTTTGGCGTCATATCAAATCCGGTCGGCAGTAAACTTGTCGCGAGCATTCAAAGTTCGGGGAACAATCTGACCGGCATCACCCCCAACAACGAAAACTTGAGTACGAAGAGGCTCGAAGTTTTTTTGACGATGATTCCCGAGATCAAACGAGTCATTATGGCATGGTCTGATCCGAATACGAGCGGCATTGAGAATCTCCGACGCGCGGCCCAAGCCCTCCACGTCGAACTGGTAGAGCAACAAATCGTCGATGCGGACGCAACGAAGTCATTCTATGCTTCTTTTCCCTATGAAAAAGGCGATGTGATTTTTCGCGCGACTGATGCCGCAAGCGGTACTATTGTCAAAGATTTGATCGCCATCTCCCTCGAGAAAAAAATCCCCCTGTCCGGGACGAATGTGTCTGATGTGGAGTCCGGTGCCATTATGAGTTACGGCGCTAATTACGAAAAAATTGGAGAACAGGCGGCGCGCCTGATGGACGCCATACTCCACGGAACAAAGCCGTCGGAACTCCCCATTGAACTGCCAGAGACAATCGAGTTTATCATCAGTGCAAAGACCGCGGTACTGCTTGGGCTCACCATTCCAGATGCGGTACTCCTCCAGGCCAATCGCATCATTCAATAG